A genomic window from Rhizobium rosettiformans includes:
- a CDS encoding IS110 family transposase, translating into MAKVEHTSDARVLVGIDISKHRHEVLIAAPRKTRRRRMTVLNTAEDYRRLIAALLEYDLPVTIGFEATGNYHRALMFALGAAGFDLKLVSSVALARTREALHNSWDKNDPKDAQVILRMLEIGAVQVFHDPLVAGTCDIQELSKTYEMVARSKTELWHRILTHYLPLYFPEADRFHRSSRGDWFLAFLEAFPSPHMITAMDKNAFIEAAWPIIGRCVGKAALLADIYETSKTSVGLPVAPDSDAIRMFRLVLAQGRSLVQQRNAIEARAAELLANHPDYQLLRTIPGIGPVNALAVLAEAGDLRRFRHHRQFLKFCGMDLATVQSGVFRGRSKISKYGNARLRRTLWLASQAAVLKPANSFRDKFERYIAQDRQNPDLRRKAYTAIAAKMARTIHAVIKSGEPYRPFFEGVSPGGRTPLCRAVEAAS; encoded by the coding sequence ATGGCCAAGGTTGAGCATACTTCGGATGCCCGTGTTCTGGTAGGCATCGACATTTCCAAACACCGACACGAGGTGCTGATTGCCGCCCCGCGCAAAACGCGCCGCCGCCGGATGACGGTGCTGAACACCGCGGAGGATTATCGCCGTCTGATCGCTGCTTTGCTTGAGTATGACTTACCGGTCACCATCGGCTTCGAGGCGACGGGCAATTACCACCGGGCGCTGATGTTCGCCCTCGGGGCCGCGGGGTTCGATCTGAAGCTCGTCTCTTCCGTTGCTCTCGCCCGCACGCGAGAAGCACTGCACAACAGCTGGGACAAGAATGATCCTAAGGATGCGCAGGTCATCCTGCGGATGCTGGAGATTGGGGCGGTTCAAGTCTTTCACGACCCGCTGGTCGCTGGCACTTGTGACATCCAGGAACTGTCGAAGACCTACGAGATGGTTGCGCGGTCGAAGACGGAACTCTGGCATCGTATCCTGACCCATTACCTGCCACTGTATTTTCCCGAGGCGGACCGGTTCCATCGCAGTTCTCGTGGAGACTGGTTTCTGGCGTTTCTTGAGGCCTTTCCATCTCCTCACATGATCACCGCCATGGACAAGAACGCCTTCATAGAGGCTGCCTGGCCGATAATTGGCCGCTGCGTCGGCAAGGCGGCGCTTTTGGCGGATATCTACGAGACATCAAAGACTTCTGTGGGCTTGCCCGTCGCGCCAGACTCAGATGCAATCCGGATGTTCCGCCTCGTTCTGGCGCAGGGACGCAGTCTTGTTCAGCAGCGCAACGCCATCGAGGCCCGTGCGGCAGAGCTGCTCGCCAACCATCCAGATTATCAGCTGCTGCGCACGATACCTGGAATCGGGCCTGTCAATGCGCTGGCCGTTCTGGCTGAAGCCGGTGATCTGCGCCGCTTCCGCCATCACCGCCAGTTTCTGAAATTCTGCGGCATGGACCTCGCGACTGTGCAATCCGGCGTATTCCGTGGTCGAAGCAAGATCTCCAAGTATGGCAATGCCCGCCTACGGCGCACACTCTGGCTGGCGAGTCAGGCTGCCGTTCTGAAGCCCGCCAACAGCTTTCGCGACAAGTTCGAGCGCTACATTGCGCAGGATCGCCAGAACCCCGATCTGCGCCGCAAGGCCTATACTGCCATCGCTGCGAAGATGGCCCGCACCATTCACGCCGTGATCAAATCCGGCGAACCCTATCGCCCCTTCTTCGAAGGGGTGAGCCCAGGCGGAAGGACCCCTCTCTGCAGAGCCGTGGAGGCAGCTTCCTGA